In Streptosporangiales bacterium, a genomic segment contains:
- a CDS encoding IS630 family transposase yields LEKDVREWIKMWNEDPKPFVWKKTAEEILDSLARYITRISGGRH; encoded by the coding sequence CACTGGAGAAAGACGTCCGCGAATGGATCAAGATGTGGAACGAGGACCCGAAACCGTTCGTGTGGAAGAAGACCGCGGAGGAAATCCTCGACTCCCTCGCACGATATATCACACGAATTTCCGGCGGGCGACACTAG
- a CDS encoding methylated-DNA--[protein]-cysteine S-methyltransferase, translating to MNTENTTDLLGALPLVDEEANARLHDRLVDAAERDGLLDVAYRTFDSPVGSLLLAATGEGLVRVAYAREGHDGVLATLATTVSPRILRAPGRLDDASRQLEEYFAGRRTAFELPLDRRLSSGFRREVQARLPSIGYGHTATYAEIAAAVGNPKAVRAVGTACATNPLPVVVPCHRVVRSDGSLGRYAGGDEAKHALLTLEAAA from the coding sequence ATGAACACCGAGAACACCACGGACCTGCTCGGCGCGCTGCCGCTCGTCGACGAGGAGGCGAACGCCAGGCTGCACGACCGGCTGGTCGACGCCGCCGAGCGCGACGGCCTGCTCGACGTCGCGTACCGCACGTTCGACTCCCCGGTGGGTTCGCTGCTGCTCGCCGCGACCGGCGAAGGGCTGGTGCGGGTCGCGTACGCGCGGGAGGGCCACGACGGGGTGCTGGCGACTCTCGCCACCACCGTGAGCCCGCGCATCCTGCGGGCGCCGGGACGTCTCGACGACGCGAGCCGTCAGCTGGAGGAGTACTTCGCCGGCCGGCGGACGGCCTTCGAGCTGCCTCTCGACCGGCGCCTGTCGTCGGGCTTCCGCAGGGAGGTGCAGGCGCGGCTGCCCTCGATCGGGTACGGGCACACCGCCACCTACGCCGAGATCGCGGCGGCCGTCGGCAACCCGAAGGCGGTCCGGGCCGTGGGCACGGCGTGCGCGACCAACCCGCTGCCCGTCGTGGTGCCCTGCCACCGGGTGGTCCGCTCCGACGGCTCGCTCGGCAGGTACGCGGGAGGCGACGAGGCCAAGCACGCGCTGCTCACCCTCGAGGCTGCCGCCTGA
- a CDS encoding sigma-70 family RNA polymerase sigma factor, with translation MKRPFEQLVTTYGPTVLRVCRAVLGPADAEDAWSDTFLAALRAYPDLPGDANVEAWLVTIAHRKAIDVTRARSRLPVAVDRLPERPTGEGRPEDWDGDLWRALAALPEKQRLAVAYHHVAGLPYREVAAVVGGSEDAARRAAADGIANLRAGYAKGGAPS, from the coding sequence ATGAAGCGACCGTTCGAGCAGCTCGTCACGACGTACGGTCCGACCGTGCTGCGCGTCTGTCGTGCCGTGCTCGGTCCTGCGGACGCGGAGGACGCCTGGTCCGACACGTTCCTCGCGGCGCTCCGCGCCTACCCCGACCTGCCCGGCGACGCGAACGTCGAGGCCTGGCTCGTCACGATCGCCCACCGCAAGGCGATCGACGTGACCCGGGCGCGGAGCCGCCTGCCGGTCGCGGTCGACCGGCTGCCCGAGCGTCCGACGGGCGAGGGGCGGCCGGAGGACTGGGACGGCGACCTGTGGCGGGCCCTGGCCGCGTTGCCGGAGAAGCAGCGGCTCGCCGTGGCCTACCACCACGTCGCGGGCCTGCCGTACCGGGAGGTCGCCGCCGTCGTCGGCGGCAGCGAGGACGCCGCTCGCAGGGCGGCGGCCGACGGCATCGCGAACCTGCGCGCCGGATATGCCAAGGGAGGAGCACCATCATGA
- a CDS encoding helix-turn-helix domain-containing protein: MATARFDELIHAPARLSIMALLAPAKGVEFRFVRDRLELSDSALSKHVSALQAAGYLSVRKEKLGRGLRRTWLDLTNEGLAAFEGHVTALEEIVGRARIPPAT, encoded by the coding sequence ATGGCCACGGCACGCTTCGACGAGCTGATCCACGCGCCGGCTCGGTTGTCGATCATGGCCCTGCTCGCACCGGCGAAGGGGGTCGAGTTCCGGTTCGTACGCGACCGCCTGGAGCTGAGCGACTCGGCTCTCTCCAAGCACGTGAGCGCGTTGCAGGCGGCCGGCTACCTCAGCGTCCGCAAGGAGAAGCTCGGCAGGGGCCTGCGCCGCACCTGGCTCGACCTCACCAACGAGGGCCTCGCCGCGTTCGAGGGGCACGTGACCGCGCTGGAGGAGATCGTCGGGCGGGCACGAATCCCCCCGGCGACCTGA
- a CDS encoding sensor histidine kinase yields the protein MKVTRALLNDAVAAVVLAVAGVLTTLPIDIFQEEDRLLDPLAYILVAGVGLSLVARRQWPIVALIVATLLTTTYLTIGYPYGSIMFLYAIATYSLARHRPLAHGLPYALGSLVVLLIHIFFNNTALEGFAGFGPATAWMALPFAIGVAVRLTREATERARQETLRQHINDERLRVAQEVHDIVGHGLAAIKMQADVALHVLAKKPDQAEVALETISRTSSQALDELRATLALVRRTEEESMRAPAPSLARLDDLRSRMSGAGVTVSFDTTGEARPLPAIVDLTGYRIVQESLTNVLKHSGSGNAAVTVAYEPDAVGIVVSNTVNGAPGPGGGLGIPGMRERVHTLGGVFSAGATAEGRFEVRASIPTGGHP from the coding sequence ATGAAGGTCACGAGGGCGTTGTTGAACGACGCCGTCGCCGCGGTCGTACTCGCGGTGGCGGGTGTCCTCACCACGCTGCCCATCGACATCTTCCAGGAGGAGGACCGGCTCCTCGACCCGCTGGCCTACATCCTCGTCGCCGGCGTCGGACTGTCCCTCGTGGCGCGCCGGCAGTGGCCGATCGTCGCGCTCATCGTGGCCACGCTCCTCACGACGACCTACCTCACCATCGGGTATCCGTACGGCTCGATCATGTTCCTGTACGCGATCGCGACCTACTCGCTCGCGCGGCACCGGCCACTCGCCCACGGCCTTCCGTACGCGCTGGGCTCGCTCGTCGTGCTGCTGATCCACATCTTCTTCAACAACACGGCGTTGGAGGGCTTCGCCGGCTTCGGCCCTGCGACCGCCTGGATGGCGCTGCCGTTCGCGATCGGCGTCGCCGTCCGCCTGACCAGGGAGGCGACCGAGCGGGCACGCCAGGAGACCCTGCGGCAGCACATCAACGACGAGCGGCTGCGCGTCGCGCAGGAGGTGCACGACATCGTGGGCCACGGCCTCGCGGCGATCAAGATGCAGGCCGACGTGGCGTTGCACGTCCTCGCGAAGAAGCCGGACCAGGCCGAGGTCGCGCTGGAGACGATCAGCCGGACGAGCTCGCAGGCCCTCGACGAGCTGCGCGCGACGCTTGCCTTGGTGCGCAGGACCGAGGAGGAATCGATGCGCGCGCCGGCCCCGAGCCTGGCCCGGCTCGACGACCTGCGGTCGCGGATGTCCGGCGCCGGCGTCACGGTGTCGTTCGACACGACGGGAGAGGCACGTCCCCTCCCGGCGATCGTCGACCTGACGGGCTACCGGATCGTGCAGGAGTCGCTGACCAACGTCCTCAAGCACAGCGGGTCGGGCAACGCCGCCGTCACCGTCGCGTACGAGCCCGACGCCGTCGGCATCGTGGTGTCGAATACAGTGAACGGGGCACCGGGTCCCGGCGGCGGGCTCGGCATCCCCGGCATGCGGGAACGCGTGCACACCCTGGGCGGGGTGTTCTCGGCGGGCGCAACCGCCGAGGGCCGTTTCGAGGTCCGTGCCAGCATCCCGACCGGAGGACATCCATGA
- a CDS encoding response regulator, translated as MISVLIVDDQDVVRIGLRTLIENEDDLSCVGEAADGVAAVTAARETKPDVILMDIRMPGVDGLVATKRIIDDPDLTTTRVIVVTTFEHDEYVFDALRYGASGFLLKDTHPAELLQAIRLVAEGGALLSPSVTRRVVHEFVSRSPRSVKPHPNLPTLTQREREVVGLVGEGLNNDEIAERLVVSSATARTHVSRAMIKLGARDRAQLVVFAYQSGLVD; from the coding sequence ATGATCTCGGTGCTCATCGTCGACGACCAGGACGTCGTCCGGATCGGCCTGCGCACCCTGATCGAGAACGAGGACGACCTCTCCTGCGTCGGCGAGGCGGCCGACGGCGTGGCCGCGGTCACCGCCGCCCGGGAGACGAAGCCCGACGTGATCCTGATGGACATCCGCATGCCGGGAGTCGACGGGCTCGTCGCGACCAAGCGGATCATCGACGACCCCGACCTCACGACGACCAGGGTCATCGTCGTCACGACGTTCGAGCACGACGAGTACGTCTTCGACGCGCTCCGCTACGGCGCGAGCGGCTTCCTGCTCAAGGACACCCACCCGGCCGAGCTGCTGCAGGCGATCCGGCTGGTGGCCGAGGGAGGCGCGTTGCTCTCGCCCTCGGTGACCCGCCGCGTCGTCCACGAGTTCGTCTCGCGGTCGCCCCGGTCGGTGAAGCCGCACCCGAACCTGCCCACCCTCACACAGCGCGAGCGCGAGGTCGTCGGCCTCGTCGGCGAGGGCCTCAACAACGACGAGATCGCCGAACGGCTGGTCGTCAGTTCTGCCACCGCCCGCACCCACGTGAGCCGGGCGATGATCAAGCTCGGCGCGCGCGACCGCGCGCAGCTCGTCGTCTTCGCCTACCAGTCCGGACTCGTCGACTAG
- a CDS encoding response regulator — MTRLVIVDDDAMVRTGLRLILGGEADLEIVGEAEDGRQALGIIRDLRPEVVLMDIRMPHQDGLVTTELLLAEPEPPRILVLTTFDTDDLVLRAVQIGAAGFVLKDTPPPRMIEAVRSVARGEPVLSPSVMRQVMTAATSGGQAPRRPEARRELDRLTDREREVAIEVARGSSNAEIAERLYMSVATVKANMTRIFSKLETDTRVHVAMKVRDAGLL, encoded by the coding sequence GTGACGCGACTGGTGATCGTGGACGACGACGCGATGGTGCGTACCGGCCTGCGCCTCATCCTCGGCGGCGAGGCCGACCTCGAGATCGTCGGTGAGGCGGAGGACGGCAGGCAGGCGCTCGGGATCATCCGCGACCTCAGACCCGAGGTCGTGCTGATGGACATCCGGATGCCGCACCAGGACGGTCTGGTCACGACCGAGTTGTTGCTCGCCGAGCCCGAGCCGCCTCGGATCCTCGTGCTGACGACGTTCGACACCGACGACCTGGTGCTGCGTGCCGTCCAGATCGGCGCCGCGGGCTTCGTGTTGAAGGACACGCCGCCGCCGCGGATGATCGAGGCCGTGCGCAGTGTGGCTCGGGGTGAGCCGGTGTTGTCGCCGAGCGTGATGCGTCAGGTCATGACCGCGGCGACGAGTGGCGGACAGGCGCCACGGAGACCGGAGGCGCGGCGTGAGCTCGACCGGCTCACCGATCGGGAGCGCGAGGTCGCGATCGAGGTGGCACGCGGCAGCTCGAACGCCGAGATCGCCGAACGGCTCTATATGAGCGTCGCGACCGTGAAGGCGAACATGACGCGGATCTTCAGCAAGCTCGAGACCGACACTCGCGTCCACGTGGCGATGAAGGTCAGGGACGCCGGCTTGCTGTGA
- a CDS encoding ATP-binding cassette domain-containing protein, whose product MIEFTRVSKRYGNVQALDDLSFTVAPGSITGFLGPNGAGKSTALRILVGLTRPTSGSATVLGRPYTALARPGALVGTLLDAGAVHPGRTGRETLTLGAMMLDLPPSRVDEVLEIVGLTGKEARRGVGGYSLGMRQRLGIGHALLGRPRVLVLDEPANGLDPQGTRWMRGLLRALADAGCAVLLSSHQLHEVEQIADRVVMIGRGRVLAQGTVAELDRGRGLEQTFLDLTADTDRSAA is encoded by the coding sequence ATGATCGAATTCACGCGAGTCAGCAAGCGCTACGGCAACGTGCAGGCGCTCGACGACCTTTCCTTCACCGTGGCGCCGGGGAGCATCACCGGGTTCCTCGGGCCCAACGGCGCGGGCAAGTCGACCGCCCTGCGGATCCTGGTCGGGCTCACCCGACCGACGTCCGGCTCGGCGACCGTGCTCGGCCGCCCGTACACCGCACTCGCCCGACCCGGCGCGCTCGTCGGCACCCTGCTCGACGCCGGTGCCGTCCACCCGGGGCGCACCGGGCGGGAGACCCTGACCCTCGGCGCGATGATGCTCGACCTGCCGCCGTCCCGCGTCGACGAGGTGCTCGAGATCGTCGGACTGACCGGCAAGGAGGCCCGGCGCGGCGTCGGCGGCTACTCCCTCGGCATGCGGCAGCGCCTCGGCATCGGCCACGCCCTGCTCGGGCGCCCGCGGGTGCTGGTGCTCGACGAACCCGCCAACGGCCTCGATCCGCAGGGCACGCGCTGGATGCGCGGGCTGCTGCGCGCGCTCGCCGACGCGGGGTGCGCGGTGCTGCTCAGCTCGCACCAGCTGCACGAGGTCGAGCAGATCGCCGACCGGGTCGTGATGATCGGCCGCGGCCGTGTCCTCGCCCAGGGAACCGTCGCCGAGCTCGACCGGGGCCGCGGCCTCGAACAGACCTTCCTCGACCTCACCGCGGACACGGATCGGAGCGCAGCATGA
- a CDS encoding ABC transporter permease — MTDTTLLTETGAASVAERPALPFGRLLAVEVRKLLDTRISKILLAILAALTVASITARGMVAGPDLELLVRTAAIGFGTLLPVLGILSVTSEWSQRTVLTTFALEPRRGRVLAAKCLPPLLLAVVASVTAIVVAVPVTATVAMVQGEPAAWDVAPLALLGWTATNVLVVAMGMALGMLLLNAPAAIVICLSTVVLWTGVGRLGSVGAFLTEWLALNTAAIPLAAADMTSGDLARLATAVTFWIVIPLTLGAVRVIRKEVR, encoded by the coding sequence ATGACCGACACCACCCTGCTCACGGAGACCGGCGCCGCGAGCGTCGCCGAACGACCGGCGCTCCCCTTCGGCCGGCTGCTGGCCGTCGAGGTCCGCAAGCTGCTCGACACCCGGATCAGCAAGATCCTGCTGGCGATCCTCGCCGCCCTGACGGTCGCGTCCATCACCGCACGCGGCATGGTGGCCGGGCCGGACCTGGAACTCCTCGTCCGCACCGCGGCGATCGGGTTCGGCACGCTGCTCCCCGTCCTCGGCATCCTCTCGGTCACCAGCGAGTGGAGCCAGCGCACCGTGCTCACGACGTTCGCGCTCGAACCGCGCCGCGGGCGGGTCCTCGCGGCCAAGTGCCTGCCCCCGTTGCTGCTGGCCGTCGTCGCCTCGGTGACCGCGATCGTCGTCGCGGTGCCGGTGACCGCGACGGTGGCCATGGTCCAGGGCGAGCCGGCGGCCTGGGACGTGGCGCCGCTCGCGCTGCTCGGGTGGACGGCGACGAACGTCCTGGTCGTCGCCATGGGCATGGCCCTCGGCATGCTGTTGCTCAACGCACCGGCCGCGATCGTGATCTGCCTGTCGACGGTCGTGCTGTGGACGGGCGTCGGCAGGCTCGGCTCGGTCGGCGCGTTCCTGACCGAGTGGCTCGCCCTGAACACCGCGGCCATACCGCTCGCCGCCGCGGACATGACCAGCGGCGATCTCGCACGCCTGGCCACGGCGGTCACCTTCTGGATCGTGATCCCGCTGACCCTCGGTGCCGTGCGGGTGATCCGCAAGGAGGTGCGCTGA
- a CDS encoding erythromycin esterase family protein produces MPSAIIRMFLAVAALLTAVGCAGVDTSRVTADAVVPLDRAPLDRAAGKRIVGIGEATHGNKEFVEIRLALVQRLVREHGFRTLALEADFGGTATADDYVRNGRGTAERAAKALGFDVYRTRETADLLAWLHEHNAGVPRDEQVRLYGFDMQRYDQNKRWLLRYLTKVDPAEVTSAEKSLAPLTDATRSTQDEAKVEAGERAARRLMTRLEDDEKAYVAKDSADAFTRAVHHAQTIQRGAALQLSGNDYARKRDAWMAQNVEWIVDHEADQGREKIVLGGHNGHIEKTGAAYDFASMGERLTAKYGDGYFTVGTEFGTSTFVSADAGSGERRRFTVSHDTPLAKLFGDERSGYVDIARASERAGNRELLASEVRMGSVGDSFRSIYGHLRWSYTVPMVPAKAYDALVYVPQATPVTPL; encoded by the coding sequence ATGCCGAGCGCGATCATCCGCATGTTTCTCGCGGTCGCGGCGTTGCTCACGGCGGTAGGATGCGCGGGCGTGGACACCTCGCGTGTGACGGCCGACGCGGTCGTCCCGCTCGACCGCGCACCGCTCGACCGCGCCGCGGGAAAGCGGATCGTGGGCATCGGCGAGGCGACCCACGGCAACAAGGAGTTCGTCGAGATCCGTCTCGCGCTCGTCCAGCGGCTCGTCCGGGAGCACGGCTTCCGCACGCTGGCCCTGGAGGCCGACTTCGGGGGCACGGCCACCGCGGACGACTACGTACGGAACGGCAGGGGCACGGCGGAACGCGCCGCGAAGGCGCTCGGCTTCGACGTCTACCGCACTCGGGAGACGGCGGACCTCCTCGCGTGGCTGCACGAGCACAACGCCGGCGTCCCGCGAGACGAACAGGTGCGTCTGTACGGATTCGACATGCAGCGGTACGACCAGAACAAGCGGTGGCTGTTGCGGTACCTCACGAAGGTCGACCCGGCCGAGGTCACCTCGGCCGAGAAGTCGCTGGCCCCGCTCACCGACGCCACCAGGTCCACGCAGGACGAGGCGAAGGTCGAGGCCGGCGAGAGGGCCGCACGGCGGCTCATGACGCGACTGGAGGACGACGAGAAGGCGTACGTGGCGAAGGACTCCGCCGACGCGTTCACGCGCGCGGTGCATCACGCCCAGACGATCCAACGCGGCGCGGCACTGCAATTGTCCGGCAACGACTACGCGCGCAAGCGCGACGCGTGGATGGCCCAGAACGTCGAGTGGATCGTCGACCACGAGGCCGACCAGGGACGGGAGAAGATCGTGCTCGGGGGCCACAACGGACACATCGAGAAGACCGGCGCCGCGTACGACTTCGCGTCGATGGGCGAGCGCCTGACCGCGAAGTACGGTGACGGCTACTTCACCGTCGGCACCGAGTTCGGGACGAGCACCTTCGTCAGCGCCGACGCCGGGTCCGGCGAGCGCAGGCGGTTCACGGTGAGCCACGACACCCCGCTGGCGAAGCTGTTCGGCGACGAACGTTCCGGCTACGTCGACATCGCGCGGGCCTCGGAGCGGGCAGGTAACCGTGAGCTGCTCGCCAGCGAGGTCCGGATGGGCAGCGTCGGTGACAGCTTCCGGTCGATCTACGGGCACCTGCGCTGGAGCTACACCGTGCCGATGGTGCCGGCGAAGGCGTACGACGCCTTGGTGTACGTCCCGCAGGCGACTCCGGTCACCCCGCTGTGA
- a CDS encoding AsnC family transcriptional regulator, translating into MRLDGIDRTIIAHLTEDARRSYADIARDVNLSPPAVKRRVDRLRAGGAIAGFSTSVNHAALGWNLEVLLLCYCGPLRATTRDALAEILSREPEVLEAWNVGGEADVIVRARLRDAADLERFLLKLYGDGIVEHTKTNIVLSRLVERRG; encoded by the coding sequence GTGCGTCTGGACGGCATCGATCGAACGATCATTGCGCACCTGACCGAGGACGCTCGGCGGTCGTACGCGGACATCGCGCGGGACGTGAACCTGTCGCCGCCCGCGGTGAAGCGCCGGGTCGACCGGCTGCGCGCCGGAGGAGCGATCGCGGGCTTCTCCACCTCGGTCAACCATGCGGCACTCGGTTGGAACCTCGAGGTGCTGCTGCTCTGCTACTGCGGACCCCTGCGCGCCACGACCCGTGACGCGCTCGCCGAGATCCTGAGCCGGGAGCCCGAGGTGCTCGAGGCCTGGAACGTCGGGGGAGAGGCCGACGTCATCGTCCGCGCACGGCTGCGCGACGCCGCGGACCTCGAACGCTTCCTGCTCAAGCTCTACGGGGACGGGATCGTCGAGCACACCAAGACCAACATCGTGCTCTCCCGGCTCGTGGAGCGTCGCGGCTAG
- a CDS encoding ABC transporter substrate-binding protein, with protein sequence MRPVAWLTALLLTATVVLAGCGGEDDSTASSFSVGELDPDFLTPGRTTGAFDQIHALFTPLTKVDRDNKVVNQMAESITSDDRRTWTIKVKQGWTFHDKSPVTAHSFVDAWNWTAYAPNGWANNGDLSIIEGWDALNTTEGKPKTKEMTGAKVVDDHTIEATLVLPNSQFPLLLTKMGFYPLPEVAFEDFGAYEKRPIGNGPYRMAGDWVHNRSIRVQRFAGYQGQRPKTDRIEFKIYSDVKTGYTDLQAGNLDIVNVGQDQYGQAKRDFPDSFTAFDAPAIDYLGFPLFDKRYADKRLRQAISLAIDRKAINKALFADVMTPATSLVASSSIGAEQDTCEYCRFDPAEARKLLAEAGGWSGQLTIWYPSGAGYDAMFEAIANQIRENLGITDISLKTQTFPQFLQNLTKQKLHGVLRGHWGATHPSMQDTLSNLFTKGGGTYYSTNYTSDDVLDLIHQGDRAPSVEAAVPSYLKAEQRILDDFPTVPLFGAKYVYVHSDRVDDVVIDVNQIELADVTVAK encoded by the coding sequence ATGCGACCCGTGGCTTGGCTGACCGCCCTCCTGCTCACCGCGACCGTCGTCCTCGCCGGCTGTGGCGGCGAGGACGACAGCACGGCGTCGTCGTTCTCCGTCGGCGAGCTCGACCCCGACTTCCTCACCCCGGGACGCACGACCGGCGCATTCGACCAGATCCACGCGCTCTTCACACCGCTCACCAAGGTCGACAGGGACAACAAGGTCGTCAACCAGATGGCCGAGTCCATCACGAGCGACGACCGGCGCACCTGGACCATCAAGGTCAAGCAGGGTTGGACGTTCCACGACAAGTCCCCGGTGACGGCGCACAGCTTCGTCGACGCCTGGAACTGGACGGCCTACGCGCCGAACGGCTGGGCCAACAACGGCGATCTGTCGATCATCGAGGGCTGGGACGCGCTCAACACCACCGAGGGCAAGCCGAAGACCAAGGAGATGACCGGCGCGAAGGTCGTCGACGACCACACCATTGAGGCCACGCTGGTGCTGCCCAACAGCCAGTTCCCGCTCCTGCTCACGAAGATGGGGTTCTACCCGCTGCCGGAGGTCGCGTTCGAGGACTTCGGCGCGTACGAAAAGCGTCCGATCGGCAACGGTCCCTACCGCATGGCCGGCGACTGGGTCCACAACCGGTCGATCAGGGTGCAGCGGTTCGCCGGTTACCAGGGTCAGCGTCCGAAGACCGACCGCATCGAGTTCAAGATCTACAGCGACGTCAAGACCGGCTACACCGATCTCCAGGCCGGCAACCTCGACATCGTGAACGTCGGGCAGGACCAGTACGGCCAGGCGAAGAGGGACTTCCCGGACAGCTTCACGGCGTTCGACGCACCCGCCATCGACTACCTCGGCTTCCCGCTGTTCGACAAGCGGTACGCCGACAAGCGTCTGCGGCAGGCGATCTCGCTCGCGATCGACAGGAAAGCCATCAACAAGGCCCTGTTCGCCGACGTCATGACGCCTGCCACGTCACTCGTGGCGAGCTCGTCCATCGGCGCCGAGCAGGACACCTGCGAGTACTGCCGGTTCGACCCCGCCGAGGCGAGGAAGCTGCTCGCCGAGGCCGGCGGCTGGTCGGGCCAGCTCACGATCTGGTACCCGTCGGGCGCCGGGTACGACGCGATGTTCGAGGCCATCGCCAACCAGATCCGCGAGAACCTCGGCATCACCGACATCTCGCTGAAGACGCAGACGTTCCCGCAGTTCCTGCAGAACCTCACGAAACAGAAGCTCCACGGCGTCCTGCGCGGGCACTGGGGCGCCACCCACCCGAGCATGCAGGACACCCTGAGCAACCTCTTCACCAAGGGCGGCGGCACCTACTACTCCACCAACTACACCAGCGACGACGTGCTCGACCTCATCCACCAGGGCGACCGGGCACCCTCGGTCGAGGCCGCCGTGCCGTCGTACCTGAAGGCGGAGCAGCGGATCCTCGACGACTTCCCCACCGTGCCGCTCTTCGGCGCGAAGTACGTCTACGTCCACTCCGACCGCGTCGACGACGTCGTCATCGACGTCAACCAGATCGAGCTCGCCGACGTGACCGTCGCCAAGTGA